A window of the Myxococcales bacterium genome harbors these coding sequences:
- a CDS encoding DNA-directed RNA polymerase subunit omega: MARVTVEDCIERIPNRFALVLATAKRTKQLMRGSRYLGEEATDNKHVVNALREIAANKVHLAQNLKEVEQIAEEL; this comes from the coding sequence ATGGCCCGAGTGACCGTGGAAGACTGCATCGAACGGATTCCGAATCGTTTCGCGCTGGTTCTGGCGACCGCCAAGCGCACCAAGCAATTGATGCGCGGCAGCCGTTATCTGGGCGAGGAAGCGACCGACAACAAACACGTGGTGAACGCCTTGCGCGAAATCGCCGCCAACAAGGTTCACCTGGCGCAAAACCTGAAAGAAGTCGAGCAAATCGCCGAGGAACTGTAA